From one Esox lucius isolate fEsoLuc1 chromosome 11, fEsoLuc1.pri, whole genome shotgun sequence genomic stretch:
- the si:dkeyp-69e1.8 gene encoding GTPase IMAP family member 7, producing the protein MASLSRQKELRLVLLGRSGAGKRATGNTIMGRPNVLTQTAVEPAVAPECEKHRGTVAGRWVSVVDAQDWFCSERPPEEVKRHLSSCVALSTPGPHAFLLCVPVDQPADVELQALDTLEKVLGPTAVSGHTLILFTRTDQLGPGQQLDEYISKRKDLLELVVVCGDRYHSLESRSGEKDERRSVEELLDKVEQTVKESGLEFYSCPLYEEAEARVREKQAELVTQRRLGEGKEFDEEVPSSASPPEPEIDDEEMAKIREEAERSVCDLNIDMDSISCLSPASPPPSFLLSVWQGLIGWLRWLPQMLRVESLLGAFIGLFVGGSTGRMLGATVGSVATEVGRRKTLKTEKNK; encoded by the exons AGTTGAGGCTAGTTCTACTTGGCCGGTCCGGCGCAGGGAAGAGGGCTACTGGGAACACCATAATGGGCCGCCCGAATGTCCTTACCCAGACTGCTGTTGAGCCTGCTGTTGCTCCTGAGTGTGAGAAGCACAGAGGGACCGTTGCTGGGAGATGG GTGTCTGTGGTAGATGCCCAAGACTGGTTTTGCTCAGAGCGCCCCCCTGAGGAAGTGAAGCGTCACCTGTCGTCTTGTGTGGCCCTGTCAACCCCAGGTCCCCATGCCTTCCTCCTGTGTGTCCCCGTGGACCAGCCGGCTGACGTGGAGCTGCAGGCCCTGGACACCCTGGAGAAGGTCCTCGGCCCCACTGCAGTCAGTGGACACACCCTCATCCTTTTCACCCGCACAGACCAGTTGGGTCCGGGACAGCAGCTGGACGAGTACATCTCCAAACGCAAAGACCTGCTGGAGCTAGTGGTGGTGTGTGGTGACCGCTATCACTCCCTGGAGAGCCGTAGCGGGGaaaaggatgagaggaggagtgTGGAGGAGCTGCTGGATAAAGTTGAGCAGACTGTAAAGGAAAGCGGGCTGGAGTTTTACAGCTGTCCCCTCTACGAGGAGGCTGAGGCCCGGGTGAGGGAGAAGCAGGCAGAGTTAGTTACCCAGAGAAGACTGGGAGAAGGAAAGGAGTTTGATGAAGAAGTACCCTCCTCAGCCTCACCTCCCGAGCCTGAGATAGATGATGAAGAGATGGCAAAAATCAGAGAGGAGGCGGAGAGAAGTGTGTGCGACCTGAACATAGACATGGACAGTATTAGCTGTCTTTCTCCggcctccccccctccctcattTCTCTTGTCCGTGTGGCAGGGATTGATAGGCTGGCTGAGGTGGCTGCCCCAGATGTTGAGGGTGGAGTCCCTGCTGGGGGCTTTCATTGGCCTGTTCGTAGGGGGGTCTACTGGGCGGATGCTGGGGGCCACAGTAGGCTCAGTGGCAACAGAAGTGGGGAGGAGGAAGACTCTGaagactgaaaaaaacaaatga